One segment of Hippopotamus amphibius kiboko isolate mHipAmp2 chromosome 2, mHipAmp2.hap2, whole genome shotgun sequence DNA contains the following:
- the LOC130846469 gene encoding olfactory receptor 10G2, whose translation MGKTRNASLDTVVTDFILLGLSHPPSLRTLLFLVFFSIYILTQLGNLLILLTMWADPKLHARPMYILLGVLSFLDMWLSSVIVPRLILNFTPISKRIPFGGCVAQLYFFHFLGNTQCFLYTLMAYDRYLAICQPLRYPVFMNGRLCTILVAGAWVAGSIHGSIQATLTFRLPYCGPNQVDYFFCDIPAVLRLACADTTVNELVTFVDIGVVATSCFMLILLSYANIVHAILQIRTADGRRRAFSTCGSHLTVVTVYYVPCIFIYLRPGSKSPLDGAVAVFYTVVTPLLNPLIYTLRNQEVKSALKRLAAGRGAGSENT comes from the coding sequence ATGGGAAAGACCAGAAATGCATCCCTGGACACTGTGGTGACAGATTTCATTCTCCTGGGCTTATCTCATCCCCCAAGTCTGAGGACTCTCCTCTTCCTGGTCTTCTTCAGCATTTACATCCTGACTCAGCTGGGGAACCTGCTCATTTTGCTCACCATGTGGGCTGACCCAAAGCTCCATGCTCGCCCCATGTACATCCTTCTGGGCGTGCTCTCATTCCTGGACATGTGGCTCTCCTCAGTCATCGTTCCTCGACTTATTCTAAACTTTACTCCTATCAGCAAGAGAATCCCATTTGGTGGCTGTGTGGCTCAattgtatttctttcatttcttgggCAACACTCAGTGCTTCCTCTACACCTTGATGGCCTATGACAGGTACCTGGCAATATGCCAGCCCCTGCGCTACCCTGTGTTCATGAATGGGAGGTTATGCACCATCCTTGTGGCTGGAGCTTGGGTGGCCGGCTCCATCCATGGATCCATCCAGGCCACCCTGACCTTCCGCCTGCCCTACTGTGGGCCCAACCAAGTGGATTATTTTTTCTGTGACATCCCTGCAGTATTGAGACTGGCCTGTGCTGACACAACTGTCAATGAGCTTGTGACCTTTGTGGACATTGGGGTAGTGGCTACCAGTTGCTTCATGTTAATTCTGCTCTCCTATGCCAACATAGTCCATGCCATCCTGCAGATACGCACTGCTGATGGGCGGCGCcgagccttctccacctgtggctcccacCTAACTGTGGTCACAGTTTACTATGTCCCCTGTATTTTCATCTACCTCAGGCCAGGCTCCAAGAGTCCCCTGGATGGGGCAGTGGCTGTGTTTTACACTGTTGTCACTCCATTACTGAACCCCCTCATCTATACACTGAGGAACCAGGAAGTAAAATCTGCTCTGAAGAGACTAGCAGCAGGTAGAGGGGCTGGGAGTGAAAATACGTAA
- the LOC130844643 gene encoding olfactory receptor 10G2-like: protein MGKTRNASLDTVVTDFVLLGLSHPPSLRTLLFLVFFSIYILTQLGNLLILLTVWADPKLHARPMYILLGMLSFLDMWLSSVIVPRLILNFTPISKRIPFGGCVAQLYFFHFLGSTQCFLYTLMAYDRYLAICQPLRYPVFMNGRLCTILVAGAWVAGSIHGSIQATLTFRLPYCGPNQVDYFICDIPAVLRLACADTTVNELVTFVDIGVVAASCFVLILLSYANIVHAILQIRTADGRRRAFSTCGSHLTVVTVYYVPCIFIYLRPGSKSPLGGAMAVFYTVVTPLLNPLIYTLRNQEVKSALKRLAAGRGAGSENT from the coding sequence ATGGGAAAGACCAGAAATGCATCCCTGGACACTGTGGTGACAGATTTCGTTCTCCTGGGCTTATCTCACCCTCCAAGTCTGAGGACTCTCCTCTTCCTGGTCTTCTTCAGCATTTACATCCTGACTCAGCTGGGGAACCTGCTCATTTTGCTCACTGTGTGGGCTGACCCAAAGCTCCATGCTCGCCCCATGTACATCCTTCTAGGCATGCTCTCATTCCTGGACATGTGGCTCTCCTCAGTCATCGTTCCTCGACTTATTCTAAACTTTACTCCTATCAGCAAGAGAATCCCATTTGGTGGCTGTGTGGCGCAattgtatttctttcatttcctagGCAGCACTCAGTGCTTCCTCTACACCTTGATGGCCTATGACAGGTACCTGGCAATATGCCAGCCCCTACGCTACCCCGTGTTCATGAATGGGAGGTTATGCACCATTCTTGTGGCTGGAGCTTGGGTGGCCGGCTCCATCCATGGATCCATCCAGGCCACCCTGACCTTCCGCCTGCCCTACTGTGGGCCCAACCAAGTGGATTACTTTATCTGTGACATCCCTGCAGTATTGAGACTGGCCTGTGCTGACACAACTGTCAATGAGCTTGTGACCTTTGTGGACATTGGGGTAGTGGCTGCCAGTTGCTTCGTGTTAATTCTGCTCTCCTATGCCAACATAGTCCATGCCATCCTGCAGATACGCACTGCTGATGGGCGGCGCCGAGCCTTCTCTACCTGTGGCTCCCACCTAACTGTGGTCACAGTTTACTATGTCCCCTGTATTTTCATCTACCTCAGGCCAGGCTCCAAGAGTCCCCTGGGTGGGGCAATGGCTGTGTTTTACACTGTTGTCACTCCATTACTGAACCCCCTCATCTATACACTGAGGAACCAGGAAGTAAAATCTGCTCTGAAGAGACTAGCAGCAGGTAGAGGGGCTGGGAGTGAAAATACGTAA